One region of Paralichthys olivaceus isolate ysfri-2021 chromosome 12, ASM2471397v2, whole genome shotgun sequence genomic DNA includes:
- the LOC109628063 gene encoding serine protease HTRA2, mitochondrial-like, which produces MAAAAVNRCFLSALRTNTRCQSRGLRSVAGRTVSPTSSGPPCDHRGADRDTRPDRFAPGWDRRSSRFAPLLGSVSVALGLWGLLDTQEEETDRGGPVSSWFVDHILPSAHCASPFKPDSPRYKYNFIADVVEKSSPAVVYIEIVGRHPFSGREVPVSNGSGFIISSDGLIVTNAHVVANKRGVCVKLNNGEMYNATVQDVDPVADIATIKITAKNPLPTLTLGKSSGVRQGEFVVAMGSPFALRNTITSGIVSSVQRGSKELGLSNSNMDYIQTDATIDFGNSGGPLINLDGEVIGINTMKVTAGISFAIPSDHLRGFLDKAAKRKSSRFDESDMKRRYIGVMMLTLTPNIIAELKLRDPSFPEVTHGILIHRVIIGSPANRAGMLPGDVVVELNGVKVNTAEEIYQAVRSSDKITMMVQRRDELLRLQMTPEYTE; this is translated from the exons atggcagctgctgctgtcaatAGGTGTTTTCTCTCCGCGCTCAGGACAAACACACGGTGTCAGAGCCGAGGACTTCGCTCTGTGGCCGGGAGGACAGTGAGCCCGACGTCCTCTGGTCCTCCATGTGACCACAggggagcagacagagacacgAGGCCGGACAGGTTCGCTCCTGGCTGggacaggaggagcagcaggttcGCTCCTCTGCTCGGGTCAGTGTCTGTGGCTCTGGGGCTGTGGGGTCTGCTggacacacaggaggaggaaacagacagaggagggcCAGTGTCCAGCTGGTTTGTGGATCACATCCTGCCATCAGCCCACTGTGCGTCCCCCTTCAAACCTGACAGCCCCCGGTACAAATACAACTTTATTGCAGATGTGGTGGAGAAGTCTAGTCCCGCTGTGGTGTACATTGAAATCGTTGGCAG acaccCGTTTTCAGGAAGAGAAGTCCCAGTGTCAAATGGCTCTGGGTTCATTATCAGCAGTGATGGTCTCATTGTCACCAATGCCCACGTTGTGGCCAACAAGAGGGGCGTCTGTGTGAAGCTCAACAACGGAGAGATGTACAACGCCACCGTGCAGGACGTTGATCCAGTGGCAGACATCGCCACCATCAAAATCACGGCAAAA AATCCTTTACCCACACTCACGCTTGGCAAATCATCTGGCGTTCGACAGGGAGAGTTCGTGGTGGCCATGGGAAGCCCGTTTGCGTTACGGAATACAATCACGTCGGGAATCGTCAGCTCAGTGCAGAGAGGCAGTAAAGAGCTGGGCCTGTCCAACTCGAACATGGACTACATACAAACAGATGCAACCATTGAT tttgGAAATTCTGGAGGTCCCCTGATTAATCTG GACGGTGAAGTCATCGGTATAAACACCATGAAGGTCACTGCAGGGATCTCCTTTGCTATTCCGTCCGATCACCTCAGAGGTTTCCTTGATAAAGCAGCAAAAAGAAAGA GTTCCAGGTTTGATGAGTCAGATATGAAGCGGCGATACATCGGTGTGATGATGCTGACGCTGACGCCGAA TATCATTGCTGAGTTGAAGCTAAGAGACCCGTCCTTCCCTGAGGTGACACATGGCATCCTGATTCACAGAGTCATCATAGGCTCCCCAGCCAACAG AGCGGGCATGCTACCTGGAGATGTGGTGGTGGAGCTTAATGGAGTGAAGGTGAACACGGCGGAGGAGATCTACCAGGCCGTACGCAGCAGCGACAAAATCACCATGATGGTGCAGAGGAGAGACGAACTGCTTCGACTGCAAATGACTCCCGAGTACACAGAGTGA